In Drosophila teissieri strain GT53w chromosome 2R, Prin_Dtei_1.1, whole genome shotgun sequence, the following proteins share a genomic window:
- the LOC122614733 gene encoding E3 ubiquitin-protein ligase RBBP6: protein MSVHYKFKSTLNFDTITFDGLHISVGDLKREIVQQKRLGKIIDFDLQITNAQSKEEYKDDGVLIPKNTTLIISRIPIAHPAKKGWEPPAAENAFSAAPAKQDNFNMDLSKMQGTEEDKIQAMMMQSTVDYDPKTYHRIKGQSQVGEVPATYRCNKCKKSGHWIKNCPFVTGKDQQEVKRNTGIPRSFRDKPDAAENESADFVLPAVQNQEIPEDLICGICRDIFVDAVMIPCCGSSFCDDCVRTSLLESEDSECPDCKEKNCSPGSLIPNRFLRNSVNAFKNETGYNKSAVKPAAAKTEEKPPVEKEVEEKPAAEEEPEKTEVKPGKQQESETNGSNPPKSESPEPPPTTEPSQKEKDKYDSDYEDNITIKMPQPAADSTSVPSKRSPSYSQRSESSHRRDRSDYVSEHDHKHHRPSKSESANKDRSLLPTPIGTVPSYQGHMMGESEEARRSSAYKPPYMQMQRGPPPMHMMGHHMPAYNNGYNNMGQRPPLSYVPYQNQAVHPMRTPYGAAGGGMNMNMSQPFQSPNLASIYQGVAAKVGSGLIDDPLEAFNRIMKEKERKKVDRFRSSDRHRSRSPDRQRHRFKSPMYDKDSSRDNLKDKRPRSRERKREHSYERHIRHPRSSRQPNDGSKSPGGRIKRSGHRRSASPKPGYKSDYRDKPYNKPSAPKPEPVEPPPPGFEPLQLTDEDGYRNKHPTTSEASQSSKAESIKKRDNRHEEAPRKRHRSRSKSKEPKPTESSYRSLTPPAKITTPKMTATQLRERESTPKTPERVHDGYLPTRARIMVSQTDINDSEMEPNVGKENKAKSPLSKDRKKKKKDKDKADRKKSKKDKRARKEKGDRQKKSSSVNRSDSDINNSSLVNEPNYKVSSPRASSNFEINAAQLSPAHNATENVNPKKSHSFLNVSVASDDNLGPRSKLSEANSVNLSKWEVEENILSLEDATKKSAGVSDDPSEITSDVLRKAENAIFAKAINAIRPVEFQVIINSKDNSKDRSVIRNDKDRSPSPRRTSSKSVKERLGNKISNDRSRSPDNSKSRRREPVAKSSDDDANRGRSDRHGSRKRDNRSRDRTAPSEKRQERPYKRRTPEDDKLRRQNKERSDSRHRKHDQINSDDSDRRAARNTKSSDSRVVSSVTAVAAPPKPCRPDNPFRKFVDNSSSSSLVVKYDNTIQNEGASSDNGMEHRKQRDKKLKKHSKYSSTESLRSEKRKDLKSKKKSKILKKKKKSKK from the exons ATGTCGGTACACTATAAATTTAAGAGTACCCTCAACTTTGATACAATTACGTTTGACGGACTTCACATTTCTGTCGGGGACCTGAAAAGGGAGATTGTGCAGCAGAAGCGACTGGGCAAAATAATCGACTTTGATCTTCAAATCACAAATGCGCAGAGTAAAGAAG AGTACAAGGACGATGGAGTGCTCATTCCCAAGAACACAACGCTGATCATATCGCGCATTCCCATCGCCCATCCCGCTAAAAAGGGCTGGGAGCCACCAGCTGCAGAAAATGCCTTTTCAGCGGCCCCTGCAAAGCAGGACAACTTCAACATGGACCTGTCCAAAATGCAAGGCACCGAGGAGGACAAAATCCAGGCAATGATGATGCAGAGCACCGTCGACTATGATCCCAAGAC GTACCATCGTATTAAAGGGCAATCGCAGGTGGGCGAAGTTCCCGCAACCTACCGATGCAACAAATGCAAGAAGAGCGGTCACTGGATCAAGAACTGTCCATTTGTAACGGGAAAGGACCAGCAAGAGGTGAAAAGGAACACTGGAATTCCGCGCTCTTTCCGGGACAAGCCAGATGCGGCTGAGAATGAATCAGCCGATTTTGTGCTGCCTGCTGTGCAAAACCAGGAGATACCGGAGGATCTGATTTGCGGCATTTGCCGAGATATATTCGTCGATGCTGTCATGATACCATGCTGCGGAAGTTCCTTTTGTGACGACTGTGTGCGAACGTCCTTATTGGAGTCAGAGGATAGTGAGTGCCCCGACTGCAAGGAGAAGAACTGTTCCCCTGGCTCCCTTATACCTAATCGGTTCTTGAGAAATTCAGTGAACGCCTTTAAAAACGAGACTGGGTACAACAAAAGCGCGGTTAAGCCAGCTGCAGCAAAAACTGAGGAAAAACCTCCTGTTGAAAAAGAAGTGGAGGAAAAGCCGGCAGCGGAGGAGGAACCAGAAAAGACTGAGGTGAAACCTGGAAAGCAACAAGAATCCGAAACCAATGGCAGCAATCCGCCAAAATCGGAATCTCCCGAACCTCCTCCAACCACAGAACCatcacaaaaagaaaaagataaatatgaTTCGGACTACGAGGATAACATTACTATAAAAATGCCCCAGCCTGCAGCTGATTCCACATCAGTTCCAAGCAAG AGATCCCCCAGTTATTCCCAAAGAAGTGAGTCTTCTCACCGACGGGACAGGTCAGATTATGTTTCCGAACACGATCACAAGCACCACCGTCCATCGAAATCGGAGTCTGCTAACAAGGACCGGAGTCTCCTGCCCACGCCCATTGGCACCGTGCCCAGCTACCAGGGACACATGATGGGCGAATCGGAAGAGGCTCGTCGATCGAGTGCCTATAAGCCCCCttatatgcaaatgcagcgcGGCCCACCTCCGATGCACATGATGGGTCACCACATGCCAGCCTACAAcaacgggtataacaatatGGGACAGAGGCCTCCCCTAAG CTATGTGCCGTATCAAAACCAGGCCGTACACCCAATGCGTACGCCGTACGGAGCTGCAGGCGGAggtatgaatatgaatatgtcACAACCATTTCAGTCCCCCAATTTAGCCTCGATATACCAAGGCGTGGCAGCGAAGGTCGGTTCCGG TCTCATTGACGATCCGTTGGAGGCCTTTAATCGCATCAtgaaggagaaggagcggAAGAAGGTGGACCGATTTCGCAGTTCCGACCGCCATCGATCAAGGTCCCCGGATAGACAGCGGCATCGCTTTAAATCGCCCATGTACGACAAGGACAGCTCCAGGGATAATCTCAAGGACAAGAGACCGCGATCTCGGGAAAGAAAGCGAGAACATAGCTATGAACGGCATATACGTCACCCTCGTTCTAGTCGCCAGCCGAATGATGGCTCTAAGTCACCAGGTGGCAGAATCAAAAG ATCTGGCCATCGTCGCTCTGCGTCTCCAAAGCCGGGCTACAAGAGTGATTACCGGGACAAGCCGTATAACAAGCCCAGTGCCCCAAAGCCGGAGCCAGTTGAGCCTCCTCCCCCCGGATTCGAGCCGCTGCAGCTGACGGATGAAGACGGATACAGGAACAAGCACCCGACCACTTCGGAAGCATCGCAAAGCAGCAAGGCGGAAAGCATCAAGAAGAGGGACAACCGGCACGAAGAGGCGCCTCGAAAAAGACACAGATCGCGCAGCAAGAGCAAGGAGCCGAAGCCGACCGAGAGCAGTTACAGGAGCCTGACTCCGCCAGCAAAGATCACCACACCGAAAATGACTGCTACCCAGTTAAGGGAACGCGAATCTACGCCGAAAACGCCGGAAAGGGTTCACGACGGATATCTGCCTACAAGGGCCAGAATTATGGTCTCCCAGACCGACATTAACGACTCGGAAATGGAGCCCAATGTGGGCAAGGAGAACAAGGCGAAGAGTCCATTGTCAAAGGAtcgcaagaagaagaagaaggacaaggacaaggctGACCGCAAGAAAAGCAAGAAGGATAAGCGCGCCAGGAAGGAGAAAGGGGATCGTCAGAAGAAGAGCTCCTCTGTTAATCGATCCGACTCTGATATTAACAACAGCTCATTAGTGAATGAGCCAAATTATAAAGTCTCCTCTCCCAGGGCCAGTTCCAACTTTGAGATAAATGCGGCTCAGCTTTCTCCTGCTCACAACGCTACTGAAAACGTTAATCCGAAGAAGAGCCATTCCTTCCTAAATGTGAGTGTTGCTAGCGACGATAATCTCGGCCCAAGAAGCAAACTCAGCGAGGCTAATTCTGTCAATCTATCCAAGTGGGAAGTggaggaaaatattttaagtttgGAGGATGCCACCAAAAAATCGGCCGGCGTCTCCGACGATCCGTCGGAAATCACTTCAGACGTCCTGCGAAAGGCTGAAAACGCAATATTTGCCAAGGCTATTAACGCCATCAGGCCCGTGGAATTTCAGGTTATTATCAACTCCAAGGACAACAGCAAGGACCGCTCCGTAATTCGGAATGACAAGGATCGCTCCCCTTCACCCAGGCGTACCAGCAGCAAGTCGGTAAAGGAAAGGCTGGGCAACAAGATTTCCAATGACAGGAGCCGTTCGCCGGACAATTCAAAAAGCAGGCGACGGGAGCCGGTTGCAAAGAGCTCCGACGACGATGCGAATCGAGGCAGGTCAGATCGTCATGGCAGCCGGAAGAGGGACAACAGATCCCGCGACAGGACGGCGCCTTCAGAAAAGAGGCAGGAGCGTCCGTATAAACGAAGAACTCCGGAGGATGACAAGCTTAGGCGCCAGAACAAGGAGCGCTCCGACTCCAGGCACCGAAAACATGATCAAATCAATAGCGACGACTCGGATCGAAGGGCGGCCAGGAACACCAAGTCCAGCGACAGCCGTGTGGTCTCCTCTGTAACGGCCGTGGCTGCTCCTCCCAAGCCCTGTCGTCCGGACAACCCGTTCCGGAAGTTCGTCGACAATAGTTCGTCGAGCAGTTTAGTTGTAAAATATGATAATACGATACAGAATGAGGGCGCATCCTCGGACAACGGCATGGAGCACAGGAAGCAGCGGGATAAGAAGCTGAAGAAACATTCTAAATATTCGTCAACCGAGTCGTTGAGAAGCGAAAAACGCAAGGATTTGAAGAGCAAAAAGAAGAGCAAGATtttgaaaaagaagaaaaaatcaaagaagTAG
- the LOC122614735 gene encoding serine/threonine-protein kinase Genghis Khan, whose protein sequence is MEYESSEISDITTGSCKKRLTFLKYILSDTTSDQKWAAEFGEDTEGHQFSLDYLLDTFIVLYDECSNSSLRREKGVSDFLKLSKPFVHIVRKLRLSRDDFDILKIIGRGAFGEVCVVQMISTEKVYAMKILNKWEMLKRAETACFREERDVLVFGDRQWITNLHYAFQDNINLYLVMDYYCGGDLLTLLSKFEDKLPEDMAKFYITEMILAINSIHQIRYVHRDIKPDNVLLDKRGHVRLADFGSCLRLEKDGTVQSNVAVGTPDYISPEILRAMEDGKGRYGTECDWWSLGVCMYEMLYGETPFYAESLVETYGKIMNHQNCFNLPSQETLNYKVSETSQDLLCKLICIPENRLGQNGIQDFMDHPWFVGIDWKNIRQGPAPYVPEVSSPTDTSNFDVDDNDVRLTDSIPPSANPAFSGFHLPFIGFTFSLSSSSALDSKKNQSSGFGDDTLDTISSPQLAILPSNNSETPVDSAQLKALNDQLAALKQEKVELSKQHNEVFERLKTQDSELQDAISQRNIAMMEYSEVTEKLSELRNQKQKLSRQVRDKEEELDGAIQKNDSLRNELRKSDKTRRELELHIEDAVIEAAKEKKLREHAEDCCRQLQMELRKGSSSVETTMPLSISSEMSSYEIERLELQFSEKLSHQQTRHNMELETLREQFSELENSNLALTKELQQTQERLKYTQMESITDSAETLLELKKQHDLEKTSWFEEKQRLSSEVNLKSKSLKELQAEDDEIFKELRMKREAITLWERQMAEIIQWVSDEKDARGYLQALATKMTEELEYLKHVGTFNNNGVDNKNWRNRRSQKLDKMELLNLQSALQREIQAKNMISDELSQTRSDLISTQKEVRDYKKRYDSILHDFQKKETELRDLQKGGLEYSESFLNKSSHHGLSSAFFRDMSKNSEIIDSAESFGNESSDNFTPNFFQSGNSGMLFNYEPKYAGKNSKDISSMKEASVSDLSREESDQLVKESQKKVPGNTAIHQFLVRTFSSPTKCNHCTSLMVGLTRQGVVCEICGFACHTICCQKVPTTCPVPMDQTKRPLGIDPTRGIGTAYEGYVKVPKSGVIKRGWIRQFVVVCDFKLFLYDISPDRCALPSVSVSQVLDMRDPEFSVGSVRESDVIHAAKKDVPCIFKIKTALIDGGLSLNTLMLADNESEKSKWVIALGELHRILKRNSLPNTAIFKVNEILDNTLSLIRNALCSVIIYPNQILLGTEDGLFYINLDQYEIARIGESKKILQLWYIEEEQILVILCGKQRNLRLLPIRALEASDVEWIKVVESKNCISACTGIIRRFPNIVYSFIIALKRPNNHTQIVVYEINRTRTRHQKTCEFTIGYMAQHLQILSDMRLVVAHQSGFTAYFLRGEATAMSLVHPENQLCAFLNYSGVDAVRVIEILCPSGGNFGEYLLVFQTLAIYVDLQGRKSRDREIMYPAFPTYITFCDGHLLVFSDTHLDIFNTQTAEWVQSIGLKQSLPLNNLGNVVLSSVNDTPLIVYLSNIHTKGLLQYRDGNRKGLPSIKRRFSIREINKTIKSDRRSKMISAPTNFNHISHMGPGDGIQNQRLLDLPTTLETADQACSPIIHSLSCIPQSRKSNFLEQVDANSDDYGNDNIISRTPSPMASSFMDGLSNND, encoded by the exons ATGGAATACGAATCTTCCGAGATCAGTG ATATAACCACAGGAAGCTGCAAGAAAAGGCTCACATTTCTAAAGTACATTCTAAGCGACACCACAAGCGATCAAAAATGGGCGGCCGAGTTCGGCGAGGACACGGAAGGGCATCAGTTTTCGTTGGATTACCTGCTGGACACCTTCATCGTCCTCTATGACGAGTGCAGCAACTCTTCTCTGCGCAGAGAGAAGGGTGTCTCTGATTTTCTCAAACTAT CCAAACCCTTCGTGCACATAGTGCGAAAGCTTCGACTAAGTCGAGATGACTTCGATATACTCAAGATCATCGGACGCGGTGCCTTTGGAGAAGTCTGCGTGGTTCAGATGATATCCACCGAAAAGGTGTATGCCATGAAGATTCTGAACAAGTGGGAGATGCTCAAGAGGGCGGAGACGGCCTGCTTTCGCGAGGAGCGGGATGTGTTGGTTTTTGGGGACCGGCAGTGGATCACCAACCTTCACTATGCCTTTCAAGACAATATTAACCTG TATCTGGTAATGGACTATTACTGCGGCGGAGACCTGCTTACGCTGCTCAGCAAGTTCGAGGACAAGCTGCCCGAGGACATGGCCAAGTTCTACATCACAGAGATGATCCTGGCCATCAACAGTATTCACCAGATTAGGTACGTGCACAGGGACATCAAGCCGGATAATGTACTGCTCGATAAACGCGGTCACGTGCGCCTGGCTGACTTTGGATCCTGCCTCCGACTGGAAAAGGATGGCACCGTTCAGTCCAACGTGGCCGTAGGCACTCCCGACTACATTTCCCCGGAAATTTTGCGGGCCATGGAGGATGGAAAGGGACGCTACGGAACGGAGTGTGATTGGTGGTCACTCGGAGTGTGCATGTACGAAATGCTCTACGGAGAGACGCCCTTCTACGCAGAAAGTTTGGTGGAAACCTACGGCAAGATCATGAACCACCAGAACTGCTTCAACTTGCCGTCACAGGAAACCCTGAATTACAAGGTATCGGAAACGTCTCAGGACTTGCTCTGCAAACTGATATGTATACCTGAGAACCGACTGGGTCAGAACGGCATCCAAGACTTCATGGATCACCCCTGGTTTGTGGGCATCGACTGGAAGAACATAAGGCAGGGACCAGCACCGTATGTGCCGGAAGTGTCGAGTCCGACAGATACCTCCAACTTTGATGTGGACGACAACGACGTTCGGTTAACGGACTCCATTCCACCGTCAGCCAATCCTGCCTTCTCTGGATTTCACTTACCGTTCATTGGGTTTACCTTCTCGCTGAGCAGCAGCTCCGCTTTGGACTCGAAGAAGAACCAGAGCTCGGGCTTCGGTGATGACACCTTGGATACAATAAGCAGTCCGCAGCTGGCCATTCTGCCGAGCAACAACTCGGAGACACCGGTAGACTCAGCGCAGCTCAAGGCACTGAACGATCAGCTAGCGGCTTTGAAGCAGGAAAAGGTCGAATTGTCAAAGCAACACAACGAGGTATTCGAGCGGCTCAAAACTCAAGACTCTGAACTCCAGGACGCCATCTCTCAGCGAAACATCGCCATGATGGAGTACTCGGAGGTCACCGAGAAACTCTCGGAGCTGCGAAACCAGAAGCAGAAGCTCTCCCGGCAAGTCAGggacaaggaggaggagcttgATGGTGCCATCCAGAAGAACGACAGCCTGCGCAACGAACTGCGAAAGTCGGACAAAACGCGGAGGGAACTGGAGCTGCACATTGAGGATGCCGTCATCGAGGCCGCCAAAGAAAAGAAGCTGCGGGAGCACGCAGAGGATTGTTGCAGGCAGCTGCAGATGGAGCTGCGGAAGGGCTCGTCGAGTGTGGAGACAACTATGCCACTCAGCATTTCCTCCGAGATGTCATCGTACGAGATCGAACGCCTTGAACTTCAGTTCTCGGAAAAGCTAAGTCATCAGCAGACGCGTCACAATATGGAGTTGGAAACACTCCGCGAGCAGTTCAGCGAGCTAGAGAACTCGAATTTGGCACTCACCAAGGAGTTGCAACAAACACAGGAAAGGCTGAAGTACACTCAAATGGAGTCGATTACCGATTCCGCCGAAACGCTTTTGGAATTGAAGAAGCAGCATGATTTGGAGAAGACCTCCTGGTTCGAGGAGAAGCAGAGGTTAAGCTCCGAGGTGAATCTCAAGTCGAAGAGTCTCAAGGAACTTCAAGCGGAGGATGACGAGATCTTcaaggagttgcgaatgaagCGTGAGGCAATTACCTTGTGGGAGCGGCAAATGGCGGAGATTATACAATGGGTGTCTGATGAAAAAGACGCTCGTGGCTACTTGCAGGCCTTGGCCACCAAAATGACGGAGGAGTTGGAGTATCTGAAGCATGTGGGCACCTTCAACAACAACGGTGTGGACAATAAGAACTGGAGGAATCGTCGCTCCCAAAAGCTGGACAAAATGGAGCTGCTCAACCTGCAAAGCGCGCTGCAAAGGGAGATTCAGGCCAAGAACATGATATCGGATGAGCTGAGTCAAACCAGATCGGACCTCATATCCACGCAGAAAGAGGTTCGGGACTACAAAAAACGATACGACTCCATCCTGCACGACTTCCAGAAGAAGGAAACCGAACTGCGGGACTTGCAGAAGGGAGGCTTGGAATACTCCGAATCGTTCCTGAACAAATCATCCCATCATGGCCTAAGCAGCGCCTTCTTCCGGGACATGTCGAAGAACTCCGAAATTATAGATTCCGCCGAGAGCTTTGGCAACGAATCCAGCGACAATTTCACTCCCAACTTCTTCCAGTCCGGAAACTCGGGCATGCTCTTCAACTACGAGCCAAAGTATGCGGGTAAAAACAGCAAGGACATTTCGTCCATGAAAGAAGCCTCGGTCAGCGATTTGTCGCGCGAGGAGAGTGACCAGCTGGTCAAGGAATCTCAGAAGAAAGTGCCCGGCAACACGGCGATCCATCAGTTCCTGGTGCGCACATTCAGTAGTCCCACAAAATGCAATCACTGCACATCGCTGATGGTGGGACTGACACGGCAGGGCGTTGTGTGCGAGATCTGTGGGTTCGCCTGCCATACGATCTGCTGCCAGAAGGTTCCCACCACGTGCCCCGTGCCCATGGATCAGACGAAGCGGCCGCTGGGAATCGATCCCACCAGAGGAATCGGCACTGCATACGAGGGCTACGTAAAGGTCCCCAAATCGGGTGTGATTAAGCGTGGATGGATTCGGCAATTTGTAGTTGTTTGCGACTTTAAGTTGTTCCTCTACGACATTTCGCCGGATCGGTGTGCATTGCCCAGCGTGAGTGTGTCCCAAGTGCTGGATATGAGGGATCCCGAGTTCTCGGTGGGAAGTGTGCGCGAAAGTGACGTCATCCATGCCGCCAAGAAAGATGTGCCATGTATTTTCAAG ATAAAAACCGCCCTTATTGATGGCGGTCTCTCGCTGAACACGCTTATGCTCGCCGACAACGAGTCGGAGAAGTCCAAGTGGGTCATTGCCCTGGGCGAACTACATCGAATATTGAAACGAAACAGCTTACCAAATACTGCTATATTTAAAGTTAACGAGATTCTGGACAATACCCTGTCTTTAATAAGAAACGCATTGTGTTCTGTCATCATATATCCAAATCAAATATTGTTGGGCACCGAAGACGGCCTGTTCTACATTAATCTAGACCAGTACG AGATCGCTCGTATTGGAGAAAGCAAGAAGATTCTTCAGCTATGGTACATTGAAGAGGAGCAGATCCTCGTTATTCTTTGCGGCAAGCAACGCAACTTGCGTTTATTACCTATAAGGGCATTAGAGGCTAGTGATGTCGAGTGGATCAAGGTGGTCGAATCAAAGAACTGCATATCTGCTTGCACCGGAATAATTCGCCGTTTCCCCAACATCGTCTATTCATTTATCATCGCTCTGAAGCGGCCGAATAACCACACACAAATCGTAGTTTACGAAATAAATAGAACGCGCACAAGACACCAGAAGACTTGCGAATTCACCATTGGCTATATGGCGCAGCACCTGCAGATTCTGTCCGACATGCGATTGGTTGTGGCTCACCAAAGCGGATTCACCGCATACTTCCTGCGCGGAGAAGCAACTGCAATGT CTTTGGTTCACCCGGAGAACCAGTTATGTGCATTCTTGAACTACTCCGGAGTTGATGCGGTCAGGGTCATTGAAATTCTGTGCCCAAGCGGTGGCAACTTTGGCGAGTACTTACTGGTGTTCCAAACTCTGGCAATATACGTGGACCTGCAAGGGCGGAAGTCTCGGGATAGGGAAATTATGTACCCAGCCTTTCCTACGTATATAA CCTTTTGTGATGGTCACTTGCTGGTGTTTTCGGATACACATTTGGATATATTCAATACGCAGACTGCCGAATGGGTGCAGTCGATTGGACTGAAGCAATCACTTCCCTTAAACAATCTGGGAAACGTGGTGCTGTCCTCAGTCAATGACACTCCCCTGATTGTTTACCTATCCAATATTCACACAA AGGGCCTTTTGCAATACCGTGACGGAAATCGAAAGGGACTTCCGAGCATAAAGCGGAGATTCTCCATCCGAGAGATAAACAAGACCATCAAAAG TGATCGTAGATCAAAGATGATATCGGCACCGACTAATTTCAACCACATTTCTCATATGGGGCCAGGGGATGGCATTCAAAATCAACGACTCCTAGACTTACCAACAACGCTCGAAACAGCCGATCAAGCCTGCAGTCCAATAATACATTCGCTGAGTTGCATACCCCAGAGTAGAAAATCTAATTTTCTAGAACAAG TGGATGCAAACTCCGATGACTACGGCAATGATAACATAATCTCCAGAACCCCCAGTCCAATGGCATCGTCCTTCATGGACGGCTTAAGCAATAATGATTAA